In Lodderomyces elongisporus chromosome 2, complete sequence, the following proteins share a genomic window:
- the PMU1_2 gene encoding putative phosphoglycerate mutase pmu1 has protein sequence MGDTIMLRFSGEVDESNFGLLPNYTWNDVVDSLASNEKLFFLQRHGEGWHNVARRYLNISYHDWQCHWSLVDGKDGIEWYDAELTPRGKKQVASLAHKIKHTDEFPFPSRFYVSPLRRTLQTWLGTWQNLTSKIPTIKENAREKYGIDSESKRHEKEYIVAKFPNEFKFEPYFSEFDDKWSSEEREKLQHCRYRAATLLRDIFKEVTDNEKVISVVSHSGIIYCILDVVQHRYYGLHTAGLIPVIVKMERETKLYPLDDAFSNFTDWCPSHFTSETYIEQTVSEKENEY, from the exons ATGGGTGATACGATAATGTTAAGGTTCAGTG GTGAGGTTGACGAATCGAATTTTGGCCTTTTACCAAATTACACATGGAACGACGTTGTTGACAGCTTGGCTTCTAATGAAAAactattctttttgcaaagacaCGGTGAAGGGTGGCACAATGTTGCAAGACGCTATTTGAATATCTCATACCATGATTGGCAGTGTCATTGGTCGTTGGTCGATGGCAAGGATGGTATTGAGTGGTATGATGCCGAATTGACGCCTCGCGGAAAAAAGCAAGTTGCATCATTAGCACACAAGATCAAACATACAGATgaatttccatttccactGAGATTCTATGTAAGTCCATTAAGGAGAACGTTGCAGACTTGGCTCGGAACATGGCAAAATTTAACAAGTAAAATTCCAacaattaaagaaaatgcTAGAGAAAAGTACGGAATCGATTCCGAAAGCAAAAGACACGAAAAGGAGTACATTGTAGCCAAATTCCCAAATGAATTTAAATTTGAACCTTACTTTTCTGAATTTGATGATAAATGGTCGCtggaagagagagaaaaattgCAGCATTGTCGGTATAGAGCAGCTACTTTGTTGCGGGACATATTCAAGGAGGTGACCGATAACGAAAAGGTAATAAGTGTTGTCTCTCATTCGGGAATCATCTATTGCATCTTGGATGTTGTACAACATAGATATTATGGACTCCATACTGCCGGCTTAATCCCTGTAATTGTCAAGATGgagagagaaacaaaattgtaCCCTTTGGACGATgcattttcaaactttaCGGATTGGTGTCCATCTCATTTCACTTCCGAAACATATATAGAGCAAACGGTTAGTgagaaggaaaatgaaTATTAG
- the HEM13 gene encoding Coproporphyrinogen-III oxidase (BUSCO:EOG09262CUO) produces MAGPDQIHDTSLPIRERMEALVRLKQQEITKAIADLDTVTFHTDAWTRGNNGGGGQSMVLQNGTTFEKGGVNISVVHGKLPPQAVERMRADHSNLRGSSKDGSVDFFACGLSLVIHPINPHAPTTHLNYRYFETTDPDTNEVQTWWFGGGADLTPSYLYEEDAKLFHQKHKDALDKYDETLFPKYKKWCNEYFLIKHRGETRGVGGIFFDDFDSKPADEILKIVESCFDAFIPAYCPIIEKRKDTPFTPEQKNWQQIRRGRYVEFNLVLDRGTQFGLQTPGSRVESILMSLPATASWVYDHHPEPGSEEDKLLQVLKNPVDWV; encoded by the coding sequence ATGGCTGGCCCAGATCAAATCCATGATACTTCATTACCCATTAGAGAGCGGATGGAAGCGCTTGTCCGTTTGAAGCAACAAGAAATTACCAAAGCAATAGCAGACTTGGACACTGTTACATTCCACACTGATGCATGGACAAGAGGTAACAACGGTGGTGGTGGCCAATCGAtggttttgcaaaatggtacaacttttgaaaaaggcGGTGTCAATATCTCGGTGGTGCATGGAAAATTGCCTCCTCAAGCTGTTGAGAGAATGAGAGCCGACCACTCCAATTTAAGAGGAAGCAGTAAAGACGGAagtgttgatttttttgcttgtgGTTTGTCGCTTGTTATCCACCCAATAAATCCTCatgcaccaacaacacaCTTGAACTATAGGTACTTTGAAACCACGGACCCAGACACGAACGAGGTTCAGACCTGGTGgtttggtggtggtgctgatTTGACACCTTCCTATCTATACGAGGAGGACGCCAAACTTTTCCATCAAAAGCACAAGGATGCCTTGGACAAATACGATGAAACATTGTTTCCTAAATACAAGAAGTGGTGTAATGAGTACTTTTTGATCAAACACAGAGGAGAGACTCGTGGGGTAGGTGGTATTTTCTTTGATGACTTTGATTCCAAACCGGCGGATGAAATTTTGAAGATTGTAGAGAGCTGTTTCGATGCTTTTATTCCAGCATATTGCCCAATCATTGAAAAACGTAAGGATACGCCATTCACACctgagcaaaaaaattggcaaCAGATTAGAAGAGGAAGATACGTTGAATTCAACTTAGTTTTGGATAGAGGCACTCAATTTGGTTTGCAAACTCCAGGTTCCAGAGTTGAGAGTATATTAATGTCGTTGCCTGCCACCGCAAGTTGGGTCTACGACCATCATCCTGAACCTGGCTCTGAGGAAGATAAATTGTTGCAAGTTTTAAAAAACCCAGTAGACTGGGTTTAG
- the KRE5 gene encoding killer toxin resistant protein (BUSCO:EOG0926049A), which translates to MVLWLTFFLPFFITFAASLHNDLPKVGGEVLLHVEAPWNDTDFKALLIESIAGFNESLYLPALELIYGLGDSEEVDLANDKEVYESVITGLSIEQSDIDFINFNLVYKRFAPRVIAHYNHYEQVLSKQNFNKQLLVHCEKDSFGEIVEKKNGEIPAWVSYNNEIYCSVSDLFALKTIRGGGSNNRNSDSDRDINISISNDRKGHTLFDRVIGINKGAPLVQFYGDPSAESTQRFLSLLHQEAIAGKLQFVWRYVPLGSPKKRNFLAGYSCELVKLDTIGSEPNSSTLSLQKNFAEIANSSTCVESTAITTTITTTTTTTAKKTKSETKTNLDTLNEIGYKLTSFVLFNKYSISKVDVLRTIVNNFPKFLYFLDKFPENYHVRKVKTKAIENENMGLSRDSIGLYINGSPIHHLELDVFKLVEKIQQEQSIVENLVELGFDSKQAKLLIQKFALLSSVKQSQFDSGNTIMGNNDNRFMVFKSLFRKSNASKGGVVFFNNIEKDQNYQDYQDNPYAAYLGPDSQTLKPNQIPPLRENVHDIIFAINLADKQQLKIMFAMSKLILDSGIPQQIGVLPLSGSSMDLDIANRFYHILKVSNPQEALAFLYKYLDDSDNFEKVFEKVDLEKNFNVNLNTIPEKYSIFKPSVIVNGVIYDLSLPTWQMSMSKQIAQDISSLKANLKQAPSSRGLKNILYNNAKARRNARISQNPRDSLYKLIGDDLLEISHLFKKKESGQMNQIAATMWFVSDFSHEDSLKQFINLLKLIESGASIQVRVLNLGNTSIFKELMKNSQQQQQQQQQQQQRYGNNVVDFSALTDSSLSQLYDVIRNGQLSTQRNETIVKAVEHMQLPTQHSYMLLNSRYLRMDIVYSVNDLEELLEFEWKQRLNMIEDVVSAYPEAFHNFDLIDFAHEMSKLGHKSINDWFDSLSSVVTKSFHVDDKTFVVDVNRFDFDSVDMSNSIEILPYTEKKTVDVLLIIDPMDESFSQKAINMIAAIESFSFVNIRILLQPGIIGNGGVMGSETLPYKRFYRGIYPSSIPIFGTNGQWLLDTKPSAVYENLPFANYSLKTEYPEKWVVEGNGYFPTNMDPDCFNPSLSNVYFNFKMTGLLVDGYARDIHTGRTPEQLQLELSSDNSKTDTLVMSALNYFQMKAPPGVSQSLSASSDHVLLSASRNKYDSNVAIEESQTFDVPVFDLSGTQLHVRVDDTLSKAFLKRKQENDKLQVQNQKRKSKTRFDSNLNIFTTICKKSDESSVGKLIASVRKYNPSADVTFWVLSNYASSTFKAMKLQLETEYNVTIEFVTYKWPNFVRRQLLKQKICQGYKVLFLDVLFPQELENVVYMSPNSICRADLSTLVNLELYNAPYAFPSMCEDKENGDVDMFWKHGYWHEILGKNGLNYHSSEMFVANLTRIRDLGIGNVLRSHYQKLSSDSQSLHILDQDLVNNLQGRIKIETLSNVWGWTDKWCPKSTLQGAKIITYEENESDDERGSKGLVVSQEIPELKAYEKKIKMLYQNAQNIIEISQRLDPKLGGTAGADEEEQAGDFVEEASDGEEGGWDDTDYHDEL; encoded by the coding sequence ATGGTACTATGGctaacattttttttaccattTTTTATCACTTTTGCTGCATCTTTACACAATGATTTGCCAAAGGTAGGTGGAGAAGTTCTTCTACATGTGGAAGCACCATGGAATGATACAGACTTCAAAGCACTTTTGATCGAGAGCATAGCCGGGTTCAACGAATCGCTTTATTTACCAGCACTTGAATTGATATACGGATTGGGGGATAGTGAAGAAGTGGATCTTGCGAATGATAAAGAGGTTTATGAAAGTGTCATCACTGGTCTTTCAATTGAACAATCGGACATCGACtttatcaatttcaatttggtATATAAAAGATTTGCTCCAAGAGTTATTGCCCATTACAATCATTACGAACAAGTTTTGctgaaacaaaattttaatAAGCAATTGCTTGTGCATTGTGAAAAAGACCTGTTTGGAGAAATTgttgagaagaaaaatggcGAAATTCCTGCTTGGGTCTCATATAATAATGAGATATACTGCTCAGTGAGCGATTTGTTTGCACTCAAGACAATTAGAGGCGGTGGAAGCAATAACAGAAATAGTGACAGCGATAGGGATATCAATATTTCAATATCAAACGATAGAAAAGGACATACTTTGTTTGATCGCGTTATTGGAATCAACAAGGGTGCACCTTTAGTTCAATTTTATGGTGATCCGTCTGCAGAATCTACGCAAAGGTTTTTGAGTTTGTTACATCAAGAAGCTATTGCAGGAAAACTTCAGTTTGTTTGGCGATATGTTCCACTAGGCAGCCCTAAAAAGCGTAACTTTTTAGCAGGGTATTCATGCGAATTGGTTAAATTGGATACTATTGGCTCGGAACCAAATTCAAGTACATTgagtttgcaaaaaaacTTTGCAGAAATTGCAAATTCAAGTACCTGTGTGGAATCTACtgcaataacaacaacaataacaacaacaacaacaacaacagcgaaaaagacaaaatcagaaacaaaaacaaatttggaTACCTTAAACGAAATTGGTTATAAACTTACTTCTTTTGTCCTTTTTAACAAATATTCTATATCCAAAGTTGATGTATTACGAACTATAGTAAACAACTTTCCAAAgtttctttactttcttgACAAATTTCCAGAGAACTACCATGTTCGAAAGGTGAAAACCAAGGCCATTGAGAATGAAAATATGGGATTGCTGCGTGATTCAATTGGATTATACATTAACGGTTCACCAATCCATCATTTGGAGCTAGACGTATTTAAACTTGTGGAAAAGatacaacaagaacagaGTATAGTTGAAAACCTTGTGGAGCTCGGATTTGACTCGAAACAGGCCAAATTACTAATACAAAAGTTTGCCTTGCTTTCATCTGTAAAGCAAAGCCAATTCGATAGTGGAAATACTATAATGGGGAACAATGACAATAGGTTTATGGTGTTTAAGTCTTTGTTCCGCAAGTCAAATGCACTGAAGGGTGgagttgtttttttcaacaatattGAAAAGGATCAAAATTATCAAGACTACCAAGATAACCCGTATGCTGCTTACCTTGGCCCCGACTCTCAGACTTtgaaaccaaaccaaatacCCCCCTTGCGTGAAAATGTTCATGACATTATTTTTGCTATAAACTTAGCCGACAAGCAACAGCTCAAGATAATGTTTGCAATGTCCAAGTTGATATTGGATTCTGGTATTCCACAACAGATAGGAGTCCTTCCTTTAAGTGGCAGCTCTATGGATTTGGATATTGCAAACAGATTTTATCATATACTCAAGGTGCTGAATCCACAGGAGGCGTTGGCGTTTCTTTACAAATATTTGGATGATAGCgacaattttgaaaaagtttttgaaaaagtggATCTTGAGAAAAACTTCAACGTTAATCTCAACACTATTCCCGAGAaatattctatttttaaaCCATCTGTTATTGTCAATGGTGTCATATACGACCTTTCCTTGCCCACTTGGCAAATGTCGATGAGTAAGCAAATTGCACAGGATATCTCGAGTCTCAAGGCAAATCTTAAACAGGCACCTTCTTCAAGAGGCTTGAAAAATATACTTTATAATAATGCCAAAGCCAGACGCAATGCTCGCATTAGTCAAAATCCAAGGGACAGTTTATACAAGCTAATTGGTGATGATCTATTAGAGATTTCTCatttgtttaaaaaaaaggaactGGGCCAAATGAACCAAATAGCAGCGACTATGTGGTTTGTCTCTGATTTCAGCCATGAAGATTCTCTAAAGCaatttattaatttattGAAGCTAATAGAACTGGGAGCATCAATTCAAGTTCGGGTTTTGAATTTGGGAAATACATCAATATTTAAAGAATTGATGAAGAATctgcagcaacagcagcagcagcaacaacaacaacaacaacgataTGGAAATAATGTTGTTGACTTTTCAGCATTGACCGATTCGAGTTTAAGCCAATTATATGATGTTATCAGAAATGGCCAATTGTCGACGCAAAGAAACGAAACAATTGTTAAAGCCGTGGAACATATGCAACTTCCTACACAGCATTCGTACATGCTCCTTAATTCAAGGTATTTAAGAATGGACATTGTGTACTCAGTAAATGATTTGGAAGAGCTTTTAGAATTTGAATGGAAGCAACGTTTGAACATGATTGAGGATGTGGTTTCAGCTTATCCTGAAGCATTCCACAACTTTGACTTGATAGACTTTGCACATGAAATGTCAAAACTTGGCCACAAAAGTATCAACGATTGGTTTGATCTGTTGTCTAGTGTTGTGACAAAATCATTTCACGTTGATGATAaaacttttgttgttgatgtaaataggtttgattttgattcaGTTGATATGTCAAACTCGATCGAAATCTTGCCCTATACTGAAAAAAAGACGGTGGATGTACTTTTAATTATCGACCCCATGGATGAAAGTTTTTCGCAAAAAGCAATAAACATGATTGCAGCGATTgagtctttttcttttgttaatattagaatCTTGTTGCAGCCAGGGATTATAGGAAATGGAGGAGTTATGGGAAGCGAAACTTTACCTTATAAAAGGTTTTATCGCGGAATATACCCTTCTTCAATACCGATTTTTGGTACAAATGGTCAATGGTTACTTGACACCAAGCCAAGTGCTGTTTATGAGAACCTTCCTTTTGCAAATTATCTGCTTAAGACGGAGTACCCTGAGAAATGGGTAGTCGAAGGAAATGGTTATTTTCCTACAAATATGGATCCGGATTGCTTTAACCCAAGCCTAAGCAACgtttatttcaatttcaaaatgaCTGGCTTGTTGGTGGATGGTTACGCAAGAGATATTCACACTGGTCGAACACCAGAGCAATTGCAATTAGAGCTTAGCTCAGACAATAGCAAAACGGATACTTTGGTGATGTCCGCTTTAAACTATTTCCAGATGAAAGCACCTCCTGGCGTTTCACAATCTTTAAGTGCAAGCTCAGATCATGTACTATTATCGGCATCGAGGAACAAATACGACTCaaatgttgctattgaggAGCTGCAAACATTTGATGTGCCTGTATTTGATTTAAGTGGGACTCAGTTGCATGTGAGAGTGGATGACACTTTGTCAAAAGCTTTCCTTAAGAGAAAACAGGAGAATGACAAACTACAAGtgcaaaaccaaaaacgaaaaagtaAAACTCGCTTTGATTCCAACTTGAATATATTCACAACCATTTGCAAGAAACTGGATGAAAGTCTGGTTGGAAAACTCATAGCATCTGTAAGAAAATATAATCCTTCTGCGGATGTCACTTTTTGGGTACTTTCAAACTATGCATCCTCAACTTTCAAAGCAATGAAATTACAATTGGAAACAGAATACAATGTGACAATCGAATTTGTAACTTACAAGTGGCCAAACTTTGTGAGAAGACAATTGCTAAAGCAAAAGATATGTCAAGGTTACAAAGTATTGTTTTTGGATGTGCTTTTCCCGCAAGAGCTTGAAAATGTTGTATATATGAGTCCTAACCTGATTTGTCGTGCGGATCTAAGTACTCTAGTGAATTTGGAGTTATACAATGCACCATATGCATTCCCCTCGATGTGTGAggacaaagaaaatggtGACGTTGACATGTTTTGGAAGCATGGGTACTGGCATGAGATCTTGGGTAAGAATGGCTTAAATTACCATAGTAGTGAGATGTTTGTGGCAAATTTAACAAGAATTAGAGATTTAGGTATAGGAAATGTGCTTAGATCACACTACCAAAAACTTTCGAGCGACTCGCAATCTTTGCATATATTAGATCAGGATTTGGTGAACAATCTTCAGGGAAGAATTAAAATTGAGACCTTATCCAATGTTTGGGGCTGGACTGATAAATGGTGCCCTAAATCCACCTTGCAGGGAGCAAAAATAATTACATacgaagaaaatgaaagtgATGACGAAAGAGGAAGTAAAGGTCTTGTAGTTAGTCAGGAGATCCCAGAGTTGAAAGCatacgaaaagaaaatcaagatGCTATACCAAAATGCTCAAAATATCATTGAAATAAGTCAAAGACTAGACCCTAAACTTGGTGGTACGGCTGGTGCTGATGAGGAAGAACAAGCTGGtgattttgttgaagaagcaTCCGATGGAGAAGAGGGTGGTTGGGATGACACAGACTACCATGATGAGCTTTAG